Proteins encoded within one genomic window of Triticum aestivum cultivar Chinese Spring chromosome 2D, IWGSC CS RefSeq v2.1, whole genome shotgun sequence:
- the LOC123054913 gene encoding probable isoaspartyl peptidase/L-asparaginase 2: MARWGIAIHGGAGVDPNLPEHRQEEAKRVLARCLQVGVDLLRSGAAALDVVEAVVRELETDPCFNSGRGSALTRAGTVEMEASIMDGRGRRCGAVSGVSTVRNPVSLARRVMDKSPHSYLAFDGAEDFAREQGLEVVDNSYFITEENVGMLKLAKEANTILFDYRIPLAGADTCSALAAASENRNNNGMVMNGLPISIYAPETVGCAVVDSNGFTAAATSTGGLMNKMTGRIGDSPLIGAGTYACGHCAVSCTGEGEAIIRSTLARDVAAVMEYKGLPLQEAVDFCVKERLDEGFAGLIAVSGTGEVAYGFNCTGMFRGCATEDGFMEVGIWE, translated from the exons ATGGCGCGCTGGGGCATTGCCATCCACGGCGGCGCGGGCGTGGACCCCAACCTGCCGGAGCACCGCCAGGAGGAGGCCAAGCGCGTGCTGGCCCGGTGCCTGCAGGTGGGTGTGGACCTGCTGCGGTCCGGCGCCGCCGCGCTGGACGTCGTGGAGGCCGTGGTGCGCGAGCTGGAGACGGACCCCTGCTTCAACTCGGGCCGCGGCTCCGCGCTCACCCGCGCCGGCACCGTCGAGATGGAGGCCAGCATCATGGACGGCCGCGGCCGCCGCTGCGGCGCCGTCTCTGGGGTGTCGACGGTCCGGAACCCGGTCTCCCTGGCCCGCCGCGTCATGGACAAGTCCCCCCACTCCTACCTCGCCTTCGACGGCGCCGAGGATTTCGCCCGCGAGCAG GGTCTTGAGGTTGTGGACAACAGCTACTTCATCACGGAGGAGAACGTGGGCATGCtcaagctcgccaaggaggccaaCACCATCCTCTTCGACTACCGCATCCCGCTCGCCGGGGCCGACACCTGCAGCGCGCTGGCGGCGGCGTCGGAGAACCGCAATAACAACGGCATGGTGATGAACGGGCTGCCCATCAGCATCTACGCGCCGGAGACGGTGGGCTGCGCGGTGGTGGACTCGAACGGCTTCACGGCGGCCGCCACCTCCACCGGAGGGCTGATGAACAAGATGACGGGCCGCATCGGCGACTCGCCGCTCATCGGCGCCGGCACTTACGCGTGTGGGCACTGCGCCGTGTCGTGCACGGGCGAGGGCGAGGCCATCATCCGCTCCACGCTGGCGCGCGACGTGGCGGCCGTCATGGAGTACAAGGGGCTGCCTCTGCAGGAGGCCGTGGACTTCTGCGTCAAGGAGCGGCTGGACGAGGGGTTCGCAGGCCTCATCGCCGTGTCTGGCACCGGCGAGGTGGCGTACGGGTTCAACTGCACCGGCATGTTCAGGGGCTGCGCCACCGAGGACGGCTTCATGGAGGTCGGCATCTGGGAGTGA